CTACCACCGCTACCTCGCGTTCTACTACTGCAATGCGACTGCATTCGCCGCGTCAGTTGTGgtatgcctcctcctcctcattctgAACAGCGAGTCCAAAGCCTGGGCAGCTGCATTGCGGGTGCTCATGGTTCTTGATTTACTGGGCCTCATGGGAGCCTATGCTGATGGAAGCTGCCGTGATACATTCACAACCATCTACTCTTCAGTGATTATGTCAGCCATCCTCCTATACATCATGATTGCTTTCTTCGTCTATGTCTTCTCGGGGAATCCTGAGAAGCAAGCCGAGGATCCTAAAAATCACAAGCGTGAAGATCAGCATGAGGTCTTGATGCTACTCGCGACCTTTGTTGTTACTATCACATATGTGGCTGGGCTGAACCCACCAGGTGGCTTCTGGAGCAACTCCAAGGATGGCCACCTTGTCAGCAACCCAATTATGCAGGAACACAACTCCAGCCGCTATCAGGCATTCTTTGTCTGCAACACCACTGCATTTGTTTCATCCCTTCTTATTATCATTCTTCTCCTTGACAAGAAGCTGATACTTTCCTTACCTTCACTGAACCTAAACAAATCGTCTGCACGGTTTGTAGCATTGTATGGATTCATTGTCGTCGCGCTATTTGGCCTTGTTGGTGCCTATGCTGCTGGGAGCTGCAGGGAGCCTGAAACAACTACCTATGTTGTTTGCCTTATTGGCGCGGTTCTTGCCTATATCTCCCTTCAAGTCGTTATAACCAAAGCCATTACTGAAAATAATCGAGACTTATTCGTCGAGCCAGAAAGCAGCAGGTATGTAAAGCACTAGTTATCCCCCTTTGTATCCTGCAACTTAACTATGCTTAA
The Triticum aestivum cultivar Chinese Spring unplaced genomic scaffold, IWGSC CS RefSeq v2.1 scaffold287550, whole genome shotgun sequence genome window above contains:
- the LOC123177838 gene encoding uncharacterized protein encodes the protein HRYLAFYYCNATAFAASVVVCLLLLILNSESKAWAAALRVLMVLDLLGLMGAYADGSCRDTFTTIYSSVIMSAILLYIMIAFFVYVFSGNPEKQAEDPKNHKREDQHEVLMLLATFVVTITYVAGLNPPGGFWSNSKDGHLVSNPIMQEHNSSRYQAFFVCNTTAFVSSLLIIILLLDKKLILSLPSLNLNKSSARFVALYGFIVVALFGLVGAYAAGSCREPETTTYVVCLIGAVLAYISLQVVITKAITENNRDLFVEPESSRDNETTGKAEDNKALERAKTNEASKKSNEALGKAKAEEPEKSQANQALEKARNLVILLATLVASITYQAGLDPPGGLWPDDRDGHKGGDPVLLTTHPTRYKVFFYSNSAAFVASLIVITMVQSSSLLRRHTLEAAMLLDLFGLIGAYAAGSCRDVSSSIYVVALAGAVLVYVVIHIVFFTLDHGVKPEEETVLDNRREVLLLLAILVATLTYQAGLTPPGGFWSADDNLGHHAGFPVLLDNFPHRYR